A genomic region of Mesorhizobium sp. NZP2077 contains the following coding sequences:
- the ctaD gene encoding cytochrome c oxidase subunit I has translation MSTDALRPSSYLGEGAGPAAWLLTTDHKRVAWLYLISLTAFFFLGGAFAVLIRIELATPAGDLVSDDTYNRLFSLHGIIMVWFFLVPSIPATLGNFLLPLMIGARDLAFPRLNLASWYVFMLGSLFALASVVFGGVDTGWTFYTPLSTLYANGFVSMAALGVFIVGFSTIMTGINFIVTIHTLRAPGLTWFRLPIFVWTMYATALVMVLATPVLAASLILIVLERVFGIGIFNPALGGDPLLFQHLFWFYSHPAVYIMILPGMGVVSEVLPCFSRRPLFGYKAVALSSMAIAVFGFLVWGHHMFVSGQSAYAGVLFSFLSFCVAIPSAIKVFNWSLTLRKGEISFETPMLYALFFLGLFTFGGLAGLFLAALAIDVHVHDTYFVVAHFHYIMVGGMVTAYMAGLHFWWPKLTGRMYSETWGRIAATVTFLGFNLTFFPQFVLGFLGMPRRYHTYPPEFQFWHILSSAGAVVLAVGYLMPLFYLGWSMFRGARAPANPWGATGLEWQTASPPPPHNFDTMPRVNRPAYDYDMKGLQHEKFSPHKDEA, from the coding sequence ATGAGCACCGACGCATTGAGGCCATCGAGCTATCTGGGGGAGGGTGCCGGTCCAGCCGCGTGGCTACTCACCACCGACCATAAGCGGGTCGCCTGGCTCTATCTGATTTCGCTTACTGCCTTTTTCTTCCTCGGCGGCGCCTTTGCCGTCCTGATACGGATCGAGCTCGCGACGCCCGCCGGCGACCTCGTCTCGGATGACACCTACAACCGGCTGTTTTCGCTGCACGGCATTATCATGGTCTGGTTCTTCCTGGTTCCATCCATCCCCGCCACGCTCGGCAACTTCCTTTTGCCGCTGATGATCGGTGCACGAGATCTCGCCTTTCCAAGGCTCAATCTGGCGAGCTGGTATGTCTTCATGCTGGGTAGCCTGTTTGCCCTGGCTTCGGTGGTCTTCGGTGGCGTCGATACCGGCTGGACTTTCTACACACCGCTCTCCACCCTCTACGCCAACGGCTTCGTCTCGATGGCAGCCCTTGGCGTCTTCATCGTCGGGTTTTCGACGATCATGACGGGCATCAATTTCATCGTCACCATTCACACGCTGCGGGCGCCAGGCCTGACCTGGTTCCGGCTGCCGATCTTCGTCTGGACCATGTATGCGACCGCGCTGGTCATGGTGCTGGCGACGCCGGTGCTCGCCGCCTCGCTGATCCTGATCGTGCTGGAGCGCGTGTTCGGCATCGGCATCTTCAACCCGGCGCTGGGTGGCGACCCGCTGCTGTTCCAGCATCTGTTCTGGTTCTATTCGCACCCCGCCGTCTACATCATGATCCTGCCCGGCATGGGAGTGGTCTCGGAGGTGCTGCCCTGCTTCAGCCGGCGGCCGCTGTTCGGCTACAAGGCCGTCGCCCTGTCCTCGATGGCGATCGCCGTGTTCGGCTTCCTGGTATGGGGCCACCACATGTTCGTCTCCGGCCAGTCAGCCTATGCCGGCGTGCTGTTCTCGTTCCTGTCGTTCTGCGTCGCCATTCCCTCGGCGATCAAGGTCTTCAACTGGAGCCTGACTCTGCGCAAGGGCGAGATCTCTTTTGAGACGCCGATGCTCTACGCGCTGTTCTTCCTGGGGTTGTTCACCTTTGGCGGGCTGGCAGGCCTCTTCCTGGCAGCGCTTGCCATCGACGTTCACGTCCACGACACCTACTTTGTCGTCGCGCATTTCCATTACATCATGGTCGGCGGCATGGTGACGGCCTATATGGCCGGACTGCACTTCTGGTGGCCCAAACTGACCGGCCGGATGTACTCCGAGACCTGGGGGCGCATTGCCGCGACCGTCACCTTCCTCGGGTTCAACCTCACCTTCTTTCCGCAATTCGTGCTCGGCTTCCTCGGCATGCCGAGGCGCTATCACACCTATCCACCAGAATTCCAGTTCTGGCACATCCTGTCGTCGGCCGGCGCCGTCGTGCTGGCGGTGGGTTACCTGATGCCGTTGTTCTACCTCGGCTGGTCGATGTTTCGCGGCGCCCGCGCACCCGCAAATCCTTGGGGGGCGACCGGGCTTGAATGGCAGACTGCTTCGCCGCCGCCACCACACAATTTCGACACCATGCCCAGGGTCAACCGACCTGCCTACGACTACGACATGAAGGGGCTGCAACACGAGAAGTTCAGTCCGCACAAGGACGAGGCCTGA